From Cognatishimia activa, one genomic window encodes:
- a CDS encoding acyl-homoserine-lactone synthase yields the protein MIIIVDGLNKHMFQPLLDDMFRLRARVFAGRLGWEVNIEDDKEIDQFDHMDPGYIIGVDEDMNVISCARVLQTTGPHMLSDVFNAILCGQDPVRSPNIWESTRFCVDTQRLKGEKSKHTVSTATCELMLGILEYAQDNGITDIVTVIDPVMDRVLKRSNNAPHGYVGETVPMGKVKALAALLDCTDERIANVREFAGIDGEIFVSEEEALKKLELRQIAQEMCLAALPDNELDLEAISKPGASLTDLREYCFDQLAKAETEAEMSAAVALMEMLSDKIGASDAEELQRLARKLPRSAEETRAKLTRSA from the coding sequence ATGATCATTATCGTAGATGGACTGAACAAGCATATGTTCCAGCCCCTGCTGGACGATATGTTCCGCCTTCGCGCCCGGGTTTTCGCCGGTCGTCTGGGGTGGGAAGTGAATATTGAAGACGACAAAGAGATCGACCAATTCGATCATATGGATCCAGGCTATATCATTGGCGTGGATGAAGATATGAACGTGATCTCTTGTGCACGTGTTCTGCAAACCACCGGCCCGCACATGCTGTCAGATGTGTTTAACGCAATCCTGTGCGGTCAGGATCCGGTGCGCAGCCCGAACATCTGGGAAAGCACACGTTTCTGCGTCGATACGCAGCGTCTGAAAGGCGAAAAGAGCAAACACACGGTTTCCACGGCAACCTGTGAACTGATGCTGGGCATTCTGGAATATGCGCAGGATAACGGTATCACAGATATTGTCACCGTGATCGACCCAGTGATGGACCGCGTGCTGAAGCGCTCCAACAATGCGCCGCATGGCTACGTGGGTGAGACCGTGCCGATGGGTAAGGTGAAAGCACTTGCCGCCCTTCTGGACTGTACAGACGAACGCATTGCCAATGTTCGTGAATTTGCTGGCATCGATGGCGAAATCTTCGTTTCAGAAGAAGAAGCGCTCAAAAAACTGGAACTGCGCCAGATCGCACAAGAAATGTGCCTCGCTGCCCTGCCCGACAATGAGCTTGATCTGGAAGCGATCTCAAAGCCAGGCGCCAGCCTGACGGACCTGCGAGAATACTGCTTTGACCAATTGGCGAAAGCGGAAACCGAAGCAGAGATGTCTGCAGCAGTTGCTCTGATGGAGATGCTCTCGGACAAAATCGGTGCCTCTGATGCCGAAGAGCTGCAGCGCCTGGCGCGTAAACTTCCACGCTCTGCAGAGGAAACGCGGGCGAAGCTCACCCGCTCTGCCTAA
- a CDS encoding surface lipoprotein assembly modifier — protein sequence MSAGTNVSIHLNTIAALRKVSLCLGAFFFASPLCAMDQGLVSQHIQLAQDDLGSGKWERSLARFRWLLLESDPDPQHMVAYQNTIASITAEHPLRFGVSGAILPSSNIAKASNHSVFSTEFGDFYIDSSEDRKSGIGLQLGVSATYSVPYARGRSVFVTGASSASHFKQKDLQVAQAGISIGHEWLSAGRQFRVTLSHNAFAYREIEGRDDPDFASDALSFDSYHRINPNFSVRGQIALQDANYAERDYNDGLHKSISITPKIDLNTQNALSIKIGLQDVDIDAKHLSFSGKSIGLFWDRTEQNGIRWGLGIEQHWREFDSRFPALSYNRADHVTDLVLSVSHPRIKIKDMTPRLRCTLRDHGSNVALYDYKSTDCSVSLNYQF from the coding sequence ATGAGCGCGGGCACCAATGTGTCTATTCACCTGAATACGATCGCCGCTCTACGCAAAGTATCCCTTTGTCTTGGTGCTTTCTTTTTCGCCTCCCCACTTTGCGCGATGGATCAGGGTTTGGTGTCTCAGCATATTCAGCTGGCACAGGACGACCTCGGAAGCGGTAAGTGGGAAAGGTCCCTCGCCCGTTTTCGCTGGCTATTGCTGGAAAGCGATCCTGATCCCCAGCACATGGTTGCCTATCAAAACACCATCGCATCGATCACTGCTGAACATCCGCTCCGCTTTGGCGTCAGCGGAGCAATTTTGCCATCTTCAAACATTGCGAAGGCCAGCAATCACTCGGTGTTTTCGACCGAATTTGGTGATTTTTACATCGACTCCTCAGAAGACCGAAAAAGCGGCATCGGATTGCAGCTTGGCGTCTCTGCCACCTACAGCGTTCCCTATGCGCGCGGCAGAAGTGTGTTTGTCACCGGAGCGAGCTCGGCCAGTCACTTCAAGCAAAAAGACCTTCAGGTCGCCCAGGCGGGCATCTCGATTGGGCATGAATGGCTCTCTGCTGGTCGGCAATTTCGTGTAACGCTGTCGCACAATGCCTTTGCCTACCGCGAAATCGAAGGCCGAGATGACCCTGATTTTGCCTCTGACGCTCTGTCATTTGATAGCTACCATCGCATTAACCCCAATTTTTCGGTGCGCGGTCAGATCGCCCTCCAGGACGCAAACTATGCCGAACGGGACTACAATGACGGTCTGCACAAATCCATTTCGATCACGCCAAAAATTGATCTGAACACGCAGAACGCTCTTTCGATCAAAATAGGGCTGCAAGATGTGGATATCGACGCCAAACACCTCTCGTTCTCAGGAAAATCCATCGGGCTATTCTGGGATCGAACCGAACAAAACGGCATACGTTGGGGTCTTGGCATCGAGCAACATTGGCGCGAATTTGACAGCCGCTTCCCGGCCCTGAGCTACAATCGAGCAGATCATGTCACAGATCTTGTTTTGAGCGTCTCTCATCCACGGATCAAAATCAAAGACATGACACCACGGCTGCGCTGCACCCTGCGCGATCATGGTTCCAATGTTGCGCTTTATGATTACAAATCAACAGATTGCAGCGTTTCTCTGAACTACCAGTTCTGA
- a CDS encoding LuxR family transcriptional regulator, whose amino-acid sequence MDLFSLHDAPRSEELYASYLDEVCETLGFDNAAYAGINPAGGTMHAYVTYSEDWQNHYQDHGLHNLDPTLHSAMRSVAPVDWSRLSRDTNFRRVFNDARDFGISERGITVPIRGPYGEFGMLSVTRDCSNTEWKKHRNTVMVELQKIAAHVHDHVMVSEPITRFLKHPNLSKRELEILQWIAAGKSQQDIADILNISSRTVEVHLKSSRSKLFALTTAQAVGRAVGMELIYPS is encoded by the coding sequence TTGGATCTTTTCAGCCTGCATGACGCGCCACGTTCAGAAGAGCTATATGCGAGCTATCTGGATGAAGTGTGCGAAACGCTTGGCTTCGACAATGCGGCCTATGCAGGTATCAACCCTGCCGGTGGAACCATGCATGCCTATGTCACCTATAGTGAAGATTGGCAGAACCACTACCAAGATCACGGGCTGCATAATCTCGACCCTACCCTACATTCTGCCATGCGCAGCGTCGCCCCTGTGGATTGGTCGCGCCTGAGCCGCGATACAAATTTTCGCCGTGTTTTCAATGACGCGAGAGATTTCGGCATCAGTGAACGTGGGATCACAGTTCCCATTCGTGGTCCCTACGGGGAATTCGGAATGCTCAGCGTAACGCGCGATTGTTCCAATACAGAATGGAAGAAGCACCGGAACACGGTGATGGTTGAGCTGCAGAAGATTGCAGCCCATGTACATGACCACGTGATGGTCTCCGAACCGATCACACGTTTCCTGAAGCATCCAAACCTCTCCAAGCGTGAGTTGGAAATCCTGCAATGGATCGCGGCTGGCAAATCTCAGCAGGACATTGCGGACATTCTTAACATTTCGAGCCGCACCGTTGAGGTGCATTTGAAATCATCTCGCAGCAAACTCTTTGCACTGACCACAGCCCAGGCCGTTGGGCGCGCGGTAGGTATGGAACTGATCTATCCGAGCTAA
- a CDS encoding helix-turn-helix domain-containing protein produces the protein MNKIDVLVGKRIRARRHAMGISQTELGDAIGVKFQQIQKYETGANRVSASRLWAVAEKLGVDVVYFFEGIKRSDENAELSDEPIDKMEFLSDRDAIEMMELYRKLPNSQRSAVLAFMRSMVMESQQTNLSVANS, from the coding sequence ATGTTTTGGTTGGCAAAAGGATCCGTGCGCGTCGGCATGCCATGGGTATCAGCCAAACCGAACTCGGCGACGCAATTGGCGTCAAATTCCAACAAATTCAGAAATACGAAACCGGTGCAAACCGTGTGAGTGCGTCCCGTCTTTGGGCCGTTGCTGAGAAGTTGGGGGTAGACGTTGTCTACTTCTTCGAGGGCATTAAGCGCTCCGATGAAAACGCTGAGTTGTCAGATGAACCAATTGACAAGATGGAATTCCTGTCAGACCGTGATGCCATCGAGATGATGGAGCTCTATCGCAAGCTGCCCAATAGCCAGCGAAGTGCAGTTCTGGCATTTATGCGCTCCATGGTTATGGAATCGCAGCAGACAAACTTGAGTGTCGCGAACTCTTAA
- a CDS encoding LysR family transcriptional regulator — translation MELREMGGYGAEIDHPLKGTLMAQLDWNDIRVFLALFRERSIRGAAAELGMSHSTVSRHLTDLETSLGAVLFTRSRDGMLATSMAEQIFAKAERVEGGVVELQRTANSLDSALVGQIRVTSPPLLSQHMLMPLISKFCQQYPGIEILLNSSFSIEDLMRGAADVAFRSEFDPNGNLVGRRLPDFVDCAYAAPDYIAAHWFDGNQTNANWIGRGVVDPSHGWVKSGPFPDADVKHQIPDMLDQAEAAKAGMGMIVSPCFFADTLEGLQRVPGTGAVSSRPGWVLTHPDLRSSVRVMTFVRFLVAEMTKQKALIQGNSR, via the coding sequence ATGGAACTGCGAGAAATGGGGGGATATGGTGCAGAAATCGACCACCCCCTGAAAGGAACTTTGATGGCCCAGTTGGATTGGAACGACATCCGGGTTTTTTTGGCCCTGTTCCGTGAGCGCTCTATTCGCGGGGCGGCAGCCGAGTTGGGCATGAGCCACTCGACCGTGTCGCGGCATTTGACGGATCTGGAAACCAGCTTGGGTGCAGTGCTTTTTACCCGGTCACGAGATGGCATGTTGGCGACATCTATGGCGGAACAGATTTTTGCCAAAGCGGAGCGGGTCGAGGGCGGTGTTGTGGAACTTCAGCGTACTGCGAACAGTTTGGATTCCGCCTTGGTTGGTCAGATCCGTGTGACCTCGCCGCCGCTGTTGTCGCAGCACATGCTGATGCCGCTTATTTCGAAGTTTTGTCAGCAATACCCGGGCATCGAAATTCTTTTGAATTCGAGTTTTTCAATCGAGGATTTGATGAGGGGGGCTGCAGATGTAGCCTTCCGTTCAGAATTTGATCCAAACGGCAATCTGGTGGGGCGACGATTGCCTGATTTCGTGGATTGCGCTTATGCAGCGCCAGATTACATTGCCGCGCATTGGTTTGACGGCAATCAGACCAATGCCAACTGGATCGGCCGCGGCGTTGTTGATCCCAGCCATGGTTGGGTCAAAAGCGGGCCGTTCCCTGATGCTGATGTAAAGCACCAAATCCCAGATATGCTGGATCAGGCCGAGGCGGCAAAGGCTGGGATGGGCATGATCGTCTCGCCCTGTTTTTTTGCGGACACGCTCGAGGGGCTCCAACGCGTTCCCGGCACAGGCGCGGTTTCATCGCGACCCGGATGGGTTTTAACACACCCGGATTTGCGCAGTTCGGTGCGTGTGATGACATTTGTGCGTTTTCTTGTGGCTGAAATGACCAAGCAAAAAGCGCTGATTCAGGGCAATTCCAGGTAA
- a CDS encoding NAD(P)H-hydrate dehydratase — protein MTELLTAAQMRAIEQAAIDSGEVTGLELMERAGQGVVEAIFEEWPELDDNAGERGAAPRPEASPQGISAKQKRAVVLCGPGNNGGDGFVVARLLSERGWAVEVFLYGDAEKLPPDARVNFERWMEVGDASQLSFPVLDVVAQKLLWNLFRKDVPPELFIDALFGTGLTRSSEALLFFEDLAQTHYWDFGSRFVAVDIPTGVCSDSGRSFAIDSDFLSDMYLQVSDGRDVEGSIWEGRFPADLIVSFHRGKLGHFLGDNDWPSGRLVVKNIGLVTGKEASLSDFDSSPSQRNLTVGKRVARKVNLITEPKVSIGKAAQFNKFIHGHALILSGSTGKTGAARLAARGALRIGAGLVTLGVTDEALREAAAQLTAIMLKEIEDASALEEALDDKRINALCIGPALGLDRAKPLVSAALKQARATVLDADALSAFVDEPDALFEMLHNECILTPHGGEFARLFPDISEKLNEVPTKGPAYSKVDATREAAKRAGCVVLFKGAATVIADPEGRCSIHSALYERSAPWLATAGSGDVLTGFITGLLARGFEPMQAAETAAWLHVECALKFGPALIAEDIPEQLPAVFRDLGL, from the coding sequence ATGACCGAACTCCTGACTGCTGCCCAAATGCGCGCCATTGAACAAGCGGCAATTGATTCCGGTGAAGTGACCGGATTGGAACTGATGGAGCGCGCCGGGCAGGGGGTGGTGGAGGCCATTTTTGAGGAATGGCCGGAGCTGGATGACAACGCGGGTGAGAGGGGCGCTGCTCCTCGGCCAGAGGCCTCACCCCAAGGTATTTCTGCCAAACAGAAAAGGGCAGTGGTGCTTTGTGGTCCGGGCAACAATGGCGGTGACGGGTTTGTTGTGGCGCGATTGCTTTCGGAGCGGGGTTGGGCGGTAGAGGTGTTTCTGTATGGGGATGCTGAGAAGCTGCCACCAGATGCGCGGGTGAATTTTGAGCGCTGGATGGAAGTTGGCGACGCATCACAGCTTTCGTTCCCTGTGCTGGATGTTGTTGCACAGAAGCTACTTTGGAACCTGTTTCGTAAGGATGTGCCGCCGGAGTTATTCATAGACGCTTTATTTGGAACCGGATTAACCCGTTCGTCTGAGGCATTGCTGTTTTTTGAGGACTTGGCACAAACACATTATTGGGACTTTGGAAGCAGGTTTGTCGCCGTGGATATTCCCACTGGAGTTTGCAGCGATAGTGGCAGAAGTTTCGCAATTGATTCAGACTTTCTCAGTGATATGTACCTTCAGGTTTCGGATGGACGAGACGTGGAAGGTTCAATTTGGGAAGGTAGATTTCCGGCTGACCTTATTGTCAGTTTTCATCGCGGAAAACTTGGGCACTTTCTAGGTGATAACGATTGGCCTTCGGGAAGGCTCGTAGTCAAAAATATCGGGCTTGTGACGGGCAAAGAGGCGAGTTTGTCAGATTTTGATAGCTCGCCAAGCCAAAGAAATTTGACGGTTGGCAAGCGGGTAGCGAGAAAAGTGAATCTAATAACTGAACCCAAAGTTTCAATTGGAAAGGCTGCACAGTTCAACAAATTCATTCACGGTCACGCTCTAATCTTATCAGGCTCCACCGGTAAAACAGGCGCAGCACGGTTGGCGGCCCGAGGCGCGCTGCGTATTGGTGCTGGTCTTGTCACTCTTGGTGTTACAGATGAAGCGCTTCGGGAAGCAGCGGCACAGCTGACTGCAATCATGCTGAAAGAGATCGAAGATGCTTCCGCGCTTGAAGAAGCGCTCGATGACAAACGCATCAACGCACTTTGCATTGGACCCGCATTAGGTCTTGATCGGGCAAAGCCTTTGGTAAGTGCAGCCTTGAAACAGGCGCGGGCAACGGTTTTAGACGCTGATGCACTATCAGCCTTCGTAGATGAGCCAGATGCCTTGTTTGAGATGCTACACAACGAATGCATTCTCACTCCTCACGGAGGCGAGTTCGCGAGGCTGTTCCCGGATATTTCCGAGAAATTGAATGAGGTCCCCACGAAAGGCCCAGCCTATTCTAAAGTCGATGCAACCCGCGAGGCTGCGAAGCGGGCAGGGTGTGTTGTGCTCTTCAAAGGCGCGGCAACCGTGATCGCGGATCCTGAGGGAAGATGTTCCATTCATTCTGCACTTTATGAACGTTCAGCCCCTTGGCTTGCGACCGCCGGATCGGGCGACGTCTTGACCGGGTTTATCACAGGGCTCCTTGCACGTGGATTTGAACCAATGCAGGCCGCAGAAACGGCGGCCTGGCTGCATGTGGAGTGTGCACTGAAATTTGGACCGGCGTTGATTGCTGAAGACATTCCAGAACAGCTTCCAGCAGTCTTTCGCGATCTTGGGCTTTAA
- the tig gene encoding trigger factor, giving the protein MQVTETLNEGLKRGYDIVVTAAELDEKVNEKLVEAQPEIEMKGFRKGKVPMALLKKQFGQRLLGEAMQEAVDGAMNKHFEESGDRPALQPKVEMKNGEEWKEGDDVNVEMSYEALPEIPEVDLKSISLEKMVVKAADADVDEALANLAETAQDFKARRKGSKAKDGDQVVMDFVGKIDGEAFDGGAGDDFPLVLGSGQFIPGFEEQLVGVKVEEEKDVTVSFPEDYQAEHLAGKEAVFACVIKEVKEPVAAEIDDELAKKFGAEDLAGLKGQVAERLEAEYAGASRQVQKRALLDALDEKVSFDLPPSLVEAEAGQIAHQLWHEENPEVEGHDHDKIEPTEEHNKLAERRVRLGLLLAELGQKAEVEVTDAEMTQAIMNQARQYPGQERQFFEFVQQNAQMQQQLRAPLFEDKVVDYVFELAEVSEKEVSKDDLQKAVEALEEE; this is encoded by the coding sequence ATGCAGGTCACCGAGACCCTGAATGAAGGCCTGAAGCGCGGTTACGATATCGTTGTCACCGCCGCTGAGCTGGACGAAAAAGTCAATGAAAAGCTGGTTGAAGCACAGCCGGAAATCGAAATGAAAGGTTTCCGCAAAGGCAAAGTGCCTATGGCTCTGCTGAAAAAGCAATTCGGTCAGCGCCTGCTGGGTGAAGCAATGCAAGAAGCCGTAGACGGTGCGATGAACAAGCACTTTGAAGAGTCCGGCGACCGTCCTGCACTGCAGCCAAAAGTCGAAATGAAAAACGGCGAAGAGTGGAAAGAAGGCGACGACGTGAACGTCGAGATGTCTTACGAAGCTCTGCCAGAAATTCCAGAAGTAGACCTGAAGTCTATCTCTCTGGAGAAAATGGTTGTGAAAGCAGCTGATGCGGACGTTGATGAAGCGCTGGCAAACCTTGCTGAAACAGCACAGGACTTCAAAGCGCGTCGCAAAGGTTCCAAAGCGAAAGACGGCGACCAGGTTGTCATGGATTTCGTTGGTAAAATCGACGGCGAAGCATTTGACGGCGGCGCAGGCGACGACTTCCCTCTGGTTCTGGGATCCGGTCAATTCATCCCGGGCTTTGAAGAGCAGCTGGTTGGTGTGAAGGTAGAAGAAGAGAAGGACGTTACTGTTTCCTTCCCTGAAGACTATCAAGCAGAGCATCTCGCGGGCAAAGAAGCTGTGTTTGCTTGTGTGATCAAAGAAGTCAAAGAACCTGTTGCGGCAGAGATCGATGACGAGCTGGCGAAGAAATTCGGCGCAGAAGATCTGGCTGGCTTGAAGGGCCAAGTTGCTGAGCGTCTGGAAGCAGAATACGCCGGTGCCTCCCGTCAGGTTCAGAAGCGTGCGCTTCTGGATGCGCTTGACGAGAAAGTCTCCTTCGATCTGCCACCTTCCTTGGTGGAAGCTGAAGCAGGTCAAATCGCGCATCAGCTGTGGCATGAAGAGAACCCAGAAGTGGAAGGCCACGATCACGATAAGATCGAGCCAACTGAAGAGCACAACAAACTGGCAGAGCGCCGCGTGCGTCTAGGCCTCTTGCTTGCAGAGCTGGGCCAGAAAGCAGAGGTCGAAGTGACCGACGCTGAAATGACCCAAGCGATCATGAACCAGGCGCGCCAGTACCCTGGTCAAGAGCGTCAGTTCTTTGAGTTTGTTCAGCAAAACGCACAGATGCAGCAGCAGCTGCGCGCGCCACTGTTTGAAGACAAAGTCGTCGACTATGTCTTTGAACTGGCAGAAGTTTCTGAGAAAGAAGTCTCTAAAGACGATCTGCAGAAAGCTGTTGAAGCGCTGGAAGAAGAGTAA
- a CDS encoding P-II family nitrogen regulator, translating into MKKIEAIIKPFKLDEVKEALQDVGVQGLSVIEVKGFGRQKGHTELYRGAEYVVDFLPKVKIEVVLDDDLVDQAIEAIVDAAKTDKIGDGKIFVSTIEQAIRIRTGESGSDAL; encoded by the coding sequence ATGAAAAAGATCGAAGCGATCATCAAGCCGTTCAAATTGGACGAAGTGAAAGAAGCCCTTCAGGACGTTGGCGTTCAGGGTCTTTCTGTGATCGAAGTGAAAGGCTTTGGTCGCCAAAAGGGCCACACAGAACTGTACCGCGGTGCAGAATATGTTGTGGACTTCCTGCCTAAGGTCAAAATCGAAGTCGTTCTGGACGACGATCTGGTGGATCAAGCCATCGAAGCGATCGTTGACGCGGCCAAGACAGACAAAATCGGCGACGGCAAAATCTTTGTCAGCACGATTGAACAAGCCATTCGCATCCGTACCGGTGAATCCGGTTCTGACGCCCTCTGA
- a CDS encoding SRPBCC family protein has product MTEKMNRTEFKETINAAKERVWELLFREYGEIHVHNPTMVSSNYLNGGSKGELGAVRHCKFSDKLFLDEKIDEVNGTHSFKVVVIEHNLPFVKHMSAIYELSSFDDETTELKMTSFNSFSPNFMKYLMRGQMAKSLRKHLFGLKYYAETGKTVNSDTYDKVHQTYACPPKTHHLTPSP; this is encoded by the coding sequence ATGACCGAGAAAATGAACCGGACGGAATTCAAGGAAACCATCAATGCCGCTAAAGAACGCGTCTGGGAGCTCCTGTTTCGCGAATATGGAGAGATCCACGTTCATAACCCAACGATGGTCAGCTCAAATTACTTAAATGGCGGCAGCAAAGGCGAACTCGGTGCCGTCAGACACTGTAAATTCAGCGACAAGCTTTTTCTGGATGAAAAGATTGATGAAGTGAACGGAACCCATAGCTTCAAAGTCGTTGTAATTGAACATAATTTGCCGTTCGTGAAACATATGTCGGCGATCTATGAGCTGTCATCATTCGACGATGAAACCACCGAATTGAAGATGACCTCGTTCAATTCCTTTTCGCCGAATTTCATGAAGTACCTGATGCGCGGCCAAATGGCGAAGTCTCTGCGCAAACATCTATTCGGCCTGAAATACTACGCTGAAACGGGCAAAACCGTGAACAGTGACACCTACGATAAGGTCCACCAGACCTACGCCTGCCCCCCAAAAACGCATCACCTGACGCCGAGTCCTTAA